TTGCCCTTCGAGGTTCCCGACGACCCGCTTTTGAAGGCGCGCCTCGCCCGGGTCGAGGCGGCCGGAAAAAACCCCTTCTGGGACTACCAGGTGCCGCAGGCGGCGCTTTCGCTCAAGCAGGGCCTCGGGCGCCTGATTCGAAGCCGCACCGACCGCGGCGTCCTGTGCGTGCTCGACAGCCGCATCGTCAAGCGGGCCTACGGCAAGGTTTTTCTCAAAACGCTTCCCCCGTGCCGCCTCACGAGCCGCCGCGAGGAAGCGCTCGGCTTCCTGCACCAATGCTGAGGCAAGGCCGGTCGATGGTCGACGGTCAACGGTCGATGGTCAGACTATTTCGGCCAATAGAACAGGACCATCGACTATCGACCATCGACTATCAACCGTCGAGGGCGGCGTCTTTCGTCTTTTGTCTTTTGACGCTCGCTCTCTGCTCCGCGCCTCTGCGTTCAGACGAGCGCCCCTCGCTCGTTCTTGTCTGCGACACCGAGCGCGGTTTCGGCGAGATAATAGAGCTCCCGCACGTCCGGCGTGAGAGCGCGTCGTTCAACGCGTGGGTGAATCGCGAGAACGAGCGCATCAAGGCCGAGCAGGAGGCGCTCCACCGGCTGCGCCGCGAGGTGGAGGAGCTTCGCGACATGGGGCTTTCGGAAGAAGCGCGGGCGCTCGAGGAAACGTTCCTTGCGCGCCAGGGCGCCTTCGAGAAGGAATTCGAGCGTGTGGCTTCCGGGATCGCCGAGCGGCGCCTCGAGGTGCGCGACGCCATCGAGGAACAACTCGTCTTTCTCGTTCGAGAGCTTGCCGAGGAGCGCGGGGCCGCTCTCGTTTTCGAGGACCGCGGCCAGCTTGTCATCTACAGCACCGCGCTCGACGTCACCGGCGAGGTCGTCCGCCGCTACGGGGAGCGCTTCGATTCGCTCGAGTCGCCCTACTCGAAAGGCGTGCCGCCCCCGGCGGAGGCGCCGCGCGGGGAAGATCTGCTTCAGGGAATGCGGGTGTTCGAGCCGCCCCTAGTGAAAAGTCCCGAGGCGCTTCCGCCTCCCGAAGGGGGAGGGCCGGTAAGCGAAGCGGCCCTCGCCCTGGGCCGGCGGGCGCTCCTCGAGGAGGGGGACGCCGCGAAAGCGCTCCGCGTATGGGGCGCCATGCTTGAGCGTGCCGGGGGGCCGCTTTTTGCGCTCGGCACGGAGCCGCTCTGCGGCCCCGTGGACTTGAAGGCACAGGTGGAGCACGCTGGAGCGCGGGCGTTCGCTGTCGAGGACGGGGAAGGCTGCGTTCGCGTTATCAGGGAAGTATTCCGCACGAAGCAGGAGGCCGACGCGGCGCGGGAGGAGGGCAGCTGGGAAGTAGTGAGGCTGAAGTAGGGGGGCTGCTCTGTCGAAAAGCTTTCCACAAGACAACGTACAACGGTGTAAAGTTGGAAATAAGCAATGCGCTCAGCAACCCTAACAAAGAAGGGTAAGACAAACAGAGCTTCTTTGTTGAGATTCTAAAATGCCTGGTTGAATGTCCGCATGCTATTGTGAATCGAGCTCCTTTTCTTCCTCCTCCTTCTTTCGCTCTTGCCTCTTGTTATACTCCGTGGCGACGTGGAGCACGATGCAAAGTGCCACCAATAGGCCAATCATTACCCAGTGGGGGATGCTTCCAATAACCCACAACACTGCGCCCACAATCAGAAGCAGCAGGATCGATTCCTTCGTGTAGACGATTCGCTTTTTCATGGGACTGACCTACACTCTATCACTTATATTTTTTCTTAAACAACTCGGGGCACTCGTCGCGTGTCCTTGCGCTGTTGTTTAAGTAAGCGGGACTCGTTCAGAGCGCTCGGGGGACAGGAACTGGCCAACCCCGACGAAGTCGGGGCAAGTCTTTCTCGTAGTGGTTTGAAGGCGCGGGGTGCTCGCCTTCGCGCAGCTAGGCTTCGGCGGAGCGAGGTAGCCCGCGCCCTAAAAAAATCCGGTAAACTCCAACGCACGCATGCGCTCCCCCGCGCGTCATCCCGACCGAAGCGGAGGGATCGGTTTTCTTGTAGCGTGAGAAGACGATTCCTCGACTACGGCCTTCTCGCCGCGCAAGCGCTGGCGCAGGGATCGGCCTCCGCTCGGAATGACACGAGAGGGGCGGGCGGCAAAATCCGGCACATGCGGCAAAAGCGGCAAGAACGGCAAAAGCGGCAAGAACGGCAAAAACGGCAAATCCGGCAAAATCCTTGACAAATCGCCGGGGTGGCATACATGGAGAAGTATGGAGTAAGGAGTATGGTCATGAAGAACGTAGAACGATAGGACGATGAACGTAAAGCCGGGAAAGAAAAACTTTTTAAAAAAGGGCGATTCTACAAAACAAAGCCTACAAATCGCGTCAACAAAGGATTTTTAAATTGGCCCTAGGAACAAAGCCACTAAGTCGCGTGGATAAAGGATTTTTTAAAACTCAAACAAAGCCGCTAAGTATATATGAATAAAGACTTTTTTGATTTCTCCGGGAACGAACCCCAACTAAAATCGGGGCAAGCTTTAGCCGGAATAAACCTCAGGCGGGCGTTCGCGAACGGAAGACTTCTTCTAGGACGCCTTCCTTTTCTTGCGGTGCTCGTAGGCGGCGCCGATGAACGACGCGAAAAGGGGCTGCGGGACGAGCGGGCGCGACTTGAACTCCGGGTGGAACTGGCAGGCCAGGAACCACGGGTGGTCGGGAATTTCCACGATCTCGACGAGTTTCCCGTCGGGCGACATTCCCGAAAAGCGCAGGCCCGCCTCCCGGAGGCGCGGCACGAACTCGGGATTGCACTCGTAGCGGTGGCGGTGGCGCTCGCTTATCTCCGGCACCTCGTAGATCGACTCCGCGAGGGAGTTCTTCTCCAGGCGGCAGGGGTAGGCCCCGAGGCGCATCGTGCCGCCCATCTCCTCGACGCCGAGGAGGTCGCGGAGCTTGAAGACGAGCTTGTGCGGGGCGTTTTCGTCGAACTCCGTGGAGTTCGCGCCCTTGATGCCGCACACGTTGCGCCCGAACTCGATGACGGCGCACTGGGCGCCGAGGCAGATTCCGAAGAACGGCACCTTTTGCTCGCGCGCGTGGCGGACGGCGGAAATTTTTCCCTCGATTCCGCGCTCGCCGAACCCCCCCGGAACCAGGATGCCGTCCAAGTGACTCAGAGCCTCGGCCGTGTTTCCGTCCCTCAGGGCCTCGGCGTCCACCCACTCGAGGCGCGTCCGCAACTTGTGGGCGAAGCCGCCGTGCGCGAGCGCCTCGTTCAGGCTCTTGTAGGAGTCCTCGTAGCCGACGTACTTTC
The DNA window shown above is from Acidobacteriota bacterium and carries:
- a CDS encoding OmpH family outer membrane protein, whose amino-acid sequence is MTLALCSAPLRSDERPSLVLVCDTERGFGEIIELPHVRRESASFNAWVNRENERIKAEQEALHRLRREVEELRDMGLSEEARALEETFLARQGAFEKEFERVASGIAERRLEVRDAIEEQLVFLVRELAEERGAALVFEDRGQLVIYSTALDVTGEVVRRYGERFDSLESPYSKGVPPPAEAPRGEDLLQGMRVFEPPLVKSPEALPPPEGGGPVSEAALALGRRALLEEGDAAKALRVWGAMLERAGGPLFALGTEPLCGPVDLKAQVEHAGARAFAVEDGEGCVRVIREVFRTKQEADAAREEGSWEVVRLK